The following proteins are co-located in the Diaphorobacter sp. HDW4B genome:
- a CDS encoding IPTL-CTERM sorting domain-containing protein, giving the protein MKNKKTALLDTSGFRFTLTQSSLGVMLALGMTAAQAAAGSPGIPTDNPPIFKEDFENPQTAPAAGQALSLGEYKSATLDVNGDPLQYTAAGVAYTGTPAIAAIARPDPPNVPFWLNKNFCNGMWLDSTKVAPTGALLAAEYDPNGTGNTDGYDLAYCMGGFGGKLNNAWGQLQRLAKSLGVLVNGGTEAANAGNHVIAAYTVTRTNRDTPMKPLVQLQMTQPIPIPAGGRFITFSVAMATTSCKYTAGGAHSPVDANIDFYLIHDVTGDKTDLSTGNANLTKLNSQSANPCPATAPASGVISGAQIYGDKPVLYTRDRVAMQFVNNSSGTNGNDGAFDNLKILDLTPQLDKSFADAQLANGKTTTLTFTITNTTELAQKTGWTFTDTLPTGMTVASAPTTNCGASTTANATLGGNKISVTAGDLPANTASCTVSLDVKVSAPAPMNASQTLTNGPLGSGTAGTPGTTETFALNPPGTAQVTVLPAVDLIGTGTTSQSVSKGTPVTFHTSCTNDGPDMALGATCAVTGIPTDATGVSTSCAPSPTDLAPNSVISCTTSFVPVTPGVVTLTTTAATTGSLDTNPSNDAAPTLLYVRPLADMQVSTPTTITTTVGTPVKVTSTCTNAGPDVAEAADCKVTGAPTGATTICTPTPPVTALAVGTGVISCETTFTPTTPGTVTLVTTATSTTTDPDPSNNVGQTPVITTPPMADMQASSPPGLMSTPGVEATLVSTCTNAGPSVADNATCTVTGAPTGATTICTPASPVTSLAVGASITCETKFTPKDAAIVTITTTAGSTTTDPVPTNNVAKTLTPAASDPAAVPTLGEWALWLLSALLGGFALMGVRRQRQQS; this is encoded by the coding sequence ATGAAAAACAAAAAAACAGCGCTGCTCGACACATCAGGGTTTCGGTTCACGCTGACGCAATCCAGCTTGGGGGTGATGCTCGCACTGGGCATGACGGCTGCACAGGCTGCGGCGGGCAGTCCCGGCATACCGACGGACAACCCTCCTATCTTCAAAGAGGATTTCGAGAACCCACAAACCGCTCCTGCTGCAGGCCAAGCACTCTCGCTCGGCGAGTACAAGAGTGCTACCTTGGATGTGAACGGCGATCCGCTCCAGTACACGGCAGCGGGCGTTGCCTATACGGGGACTCCCGCAATCGCAGCCATTGCCCGTCCCGATCCACCGAACGTGCCCTTCTGGCTCAACAAGAACTTCTGCAACGGGATGTGGCTGGACTCCACCAAAGTGGCCCCCACGGGCGCTTTGCTTGCCGCCGAATACGACCCCAACGGTACCGGCAACACCGATGGTTATGACCTTGCCTACTGCATGGGCGGGTTCGGCGGCAAACTCAACAATGCATGGGGCCAATTGCAGCGTCTGGCCAAGTCACTCGGTGTGCTTGTCAATGGTGGTACCGAGGCAGCCAACGCCGGCAACCATGTGATCGCGGCGTACACCGTCACGCGAACCAATCGGGATACGCCGATGAAGCCCTTGGTGCAGTTGCAGATGACACAACCGATCCCCATTCCTGCAGGCGGCCGGTTCATCACGTTCTCGGTGGCCATGGCCACGACGAGCTGCAAATACACAGCAGGCGGAGCGCACTCGCCGGTTGACGCGAACATCGATTTCTATCTCATCCACGATGTGACAGGCGACAAGACCGATCTGAGCACAGGCAACGCCAACCTGACCAAGCTCAACAGCCAGTCCGCCAACCCGTGTCCGGCGACCGCCCCTGCTTCGGGCGTCATCTCCGGAGCGCAGATTTATGGCGACAAGCCGGTTCTCTACACGCGCGACAGAGTCGCCATGCAGTTCGTGAACAACTCTTCGGGAACCAATGGCAACGATGGCGCGTTCGACAATCTGAAAATTCTTGACCTGACGCCGCAACTCGACAAGTCCTTTGCCGACGCACAACTGGCCAATGGCAAGACAACCACTCTGACCTTCACCATCACGAACACGACCGAGCTGGCGCAGAAGACCGGCTGGACGTTCACCGACACGCTACCCACAGGCATGACCGTCGCATCCGCACCCACGACCAATTGCGGCGCGAGCACCACGGCCAATGCGACTTTGGGAGGCAACAAAATTTCAGTGACAGCCGGTGACCTTCCTGCCAACACCGCCTCGTGCACGGTGTCGCTCGACGTCAAGGTGTCTGCACCCGCGCCCATGAACGCGTCGCAAACGTTGACCAATGGCCCACTTGGCTCTGGCACAGCCGGAACACCCGGAACAACGGAGACTTTTGCGCTCAATCCACCCGGCACCGCACAAGTGACCGTGCTGCCAGCAGTCGACCTGATCGGCACAGGCACCACATCGCAATCCGTCAGCAAGGGCACGCCGGTCACTTTCCACACCTCGTGCACGAACGATGGCCCGGACATGGCGCTCGGTGCCACCTGTGCGGTCACCGGCATTCCGACCGATGCGACGGGCGTGAGCACCAGTTGCGCGCCCTCGCCCACCGACCTCGCTCCAAACAGCGTGATCTCGTGCACCACCTCATTCGTGCCTGTCACACCAGGAGTGGTCACACTGACGACCACCGCCGCAACCACAGGTTCGCTGGACACCAACCCGAGCAATGACGCTGCCCCCACACTGCTGTATGTGCGTCCGCTGGCCGACATGCAGGTGAGCACACCGACGACCATCACCACAACGGTCGGCACGCCCGTGAAGGTGACCAGCACCTGCACGAACGCAGGCCCCGATGTCGCAGAAGCAGCCGACTGCAAGGTGACGGGCGCGCCCACCGGAGCCACAACCATCTGCACACCCACGCCGCCCGTGACCGCACTGGCTGTGGGCACCGGAGTCATCTCCTGCGAGACCACGTTCACGCCCACCACACCCGGCACAGTGACGCTGGTGACCACCGCCACAAGCACCACGACCGATCCTGATCCAAGCAACAATGTCGGACAGACCCCGGTGATCACGACACCACCGATGGCGGACATGCAGGCTAGCTCGCCTCCAGGATTGATGAGCACACCCGGCGTGGAAGCCACCCTCGTCAGCACCTGCACGAATGCAGGCCCAAGCGTTGCCGACAATGCAACCTGCACGGTCACCGGTGCGCCAACCGGTGCAACCACCATCTGCACACCAGCGTCGCCCGTGACCAGCCTCGCGGTGGGAGCAAGCATCACCTGCGAGACCAAGTTCACGCCCAAGGATGCGGCGATCGTCACCATCACGACCACGGCAGGCAGCACCACCACCGACCCGGTGCCGACCAACAACGTCGCCAAGACGCTGACGCCTGCGGCAAGCGATCCCGCCGCGGTGCCGACGCTGGGCGAATGGGCGCTGTGGCTGCTGTCCGCGCTGCTTGGCGGCTTTGCCTTGATGGGCGTACGCCGCCAGCGTCAACAAAGCTGA
- a CDS encoding tripartite tricarboxylate transporter substrate binding protein — protein MRRDTFLKSLAALAAVGSLPLSARAAVAVKMMLPANPGGGWDTTGRALGKALQDAGVASSVTYDNKGGAAGAIGLAQFVNGSKGDPNALMVMGAVMLGGIITGKPPVNLNQATPIARLTSEYNVFVLPSNSPFKNMADVVAQLKKDPGSVKWGGGSRGSTEHIAAAMIAREVGVDPAKINYVAFRGGGEATAAILGGNVTVGGSGYSEFAEYITAGKMKPIGVTSAKRLQGLDIPTLKEQGINVEIGNWRGVYGAPGITPEQRKALVAAVEKAVKSKAWAEAMDKNGWTPAWLAGDEFGNFVDQEFASLRATMVKSGMV, from the coding sequence ATGCGTCGAGACACCTTTCTGAAATCTCTGGCAGCGCTGGCTGCTGTCGGCAGCCTGCCACTTTCCGCGCGCGCTGCTGTCGCCGTGAAAATGATGTTGCCCGCCAACCCCGGCGGCGGCTGGGACACCACCGGTCGCGCGCTTGGCAAGGCGCTGCAGGACGCAGGTGTGGCTTCGTCCGTCACCTATGACAACAAGGGCGGCGCGGCCGGTGCCATCGGTCTGGCCCAGTTCGTCAACGGCTCCAAGGGCGACCCGAATGCACTGATGGTGATGGGCGCCGTGATGCTGGGCGGCATCATCACCGGCAAGCCACCTGTCAACCTGAACCAGGCCACGCCGATTGCGCGCCTGACCAGCGAATACAACGTCTTCGTGCTGCCTTCCAACTCGCCTTTCAAGAACATGGCCGACGTGGTCGCCCAGCTCAAGAAAGACCCCGGCAGCGTGAAGTGGGGCGGCGGCTCGCGCGGCTCCACAGAGCACATTGCAGCAGCGATGATTGCGCGCGAAGTGGGCGTCGATCCCGCCAAGATCAACTATGTGGCTTTCCGTGGGGGTGGTGAGGCAACGGCCGCCATTCTGGGTGGCAACGTCACCGTGGGCGGCAGCGGCTACAGCGAGTTCGCCGAGTACATCACCGCCGGCAAGATGAAGCCCATTGGCGTGACCTCCGCCAAGCGCCTGCAGGGTCTGGATATCCCCACGCTCAAGGAGCAGGGCATCAATGTCGAGATCGGAAACTGGCGCGGTGTGTACGGCGCGCCCGGCATCACGCCCGAACAGCGCAAGGCACTGGTGGCTGCGGTCGAAAAGGCTGTCAAGAGCAAGGCCTGGGCCGAGGCCATGGACAAAAACGGCTGGACACCTGCATGGCTGGCTGGCGACGAGTTCGGCAACTTCGTGGATCAGGAATTCGCCAGCCTGCGCGCCACGATGGTCAAGTCCGGCATGGTTTGA
- the soxY gene encoding thiosulfate oxidation carrier protein SoxY, whose product MISRRQAVKNSAAVTGMLLAAGMLPQSAFAFNKAAFDAKTVADVMKAMGAGAPTESKDVTLTAPDIAENGAVVPLGAATSLAGVKHMLILVEKNPNTMVASFDVSDAVDANFLTRAKLGQTSDVYAVAITNDGKALYAKKEVKVTLGGCGG is encoded by the coding sequence ATGATTTCACGTAGACAAGCAGTGAAGAACTCCGCCGCGGTGACGGGCATGCTGCTCGCCGCAGGCATGTTGCCGCAGTCGGCTTTCGCCTTCAACAAGGCGGCGTTCGACGCCAAGACCGTGGCCGACGTGATGAAGGCCATGGGCGCGGGCGCACCCACCGAGAGCAAGGACGTGACGCTGACCGCGCCCGACATCGCCGAAAACGGCGCGGTCGTGCCGCTGGGTGCCGCCACGTCGCTGGCCGGTGTGAAGCACATGCTCATTCTGGTCGAGAAGAACCCCAACACCATGGTGGCGTCGTTCGACGTGAGCGATGCGGTGGATGCCAACTTCCTCACGCGCGCCAAGCTCGGTCAGACCTCCGACGTGTACGCGGTTGCCATCACCAACGATGGCAAGGCGCTGTATGCGAAGAAGGAAGTCAAGGTCACTCTGGGTGGCTGCGGCGGCTGA
- a CDS encoding c-type cytochrome: protein MKQIRKYFVAAACVMGGLTVAAPSWANLALAQKNACMACHTVDKKLVGPAYQDVAKKYAGQADAQAALAKSIKAGGSGKWGPVPMPPQAALSDADASTLAAWILGGSK, encoded by the coding sequence ATGAAGCAGATTCGCAAGTACTTCGTGGCCGCAGCCTGTGTGATGGGTGGTTTGACAGTGGCAGCTCCGAGCTGGGCCAATCTGGCTTTGGCGCAGAAAAATGCCTGCATGGCCTGCCACACGGTCGACAAGAAGCTGGTCGGCCCTGCCTATCAGGACGTGGCCAAGAAGTACGCGGGTCAGGCCGATGCGCAAGCTGCGCTGGCCAAGAGCATCAAAGCGGGTGGCTCAGGCAAGTGGGGCCCTGTGCCCATGCCTCCTCAGGCAGCACTCAGCGATGCCGATGCGAGCACGCTGGCTGCGTGGATTCTGGGTGGCTCCAAGTAA
- a CDS encoding metalloregulator ArsR/SmtB family transcription factor — protein sequence MDAEVIDDDSVYENAAELFRAMAAPMRLRIISALCNGEKNVSELLSSIDTTQPNMSQHLNTLYQAGILGRRREGVSIYYFITNEKVVQMCRSVCLQMAIDD from the coding sequence ATGGATGCAGAAGTGATCGACGACGACAGTGTTTATGAAAATGCCGCAGAGCTGTTCCGCGCCATGGCCGCACCCATGCGCCTGCGCATCATCAGCGCGCTGTGCAACGGGGAAAAGAACGTCTCGGAGCTGCTGTCATCCATCGACACCACGCAGCCCAACATGTCGCAGCACCTGAACACGCTCTACCAGGCGGGCATTCTCGGCCGCCGCCGTGAAGGCGTCAGCATCTACTACTTCATCACCAACGAGAAGGTGGTGCAGATGTGCCGCAGCGTCTGCCTGCAGATGGCGATCGACGACTGA
- a CDS encoding DsrE family protein: MLKRVFLAFFLTLMASVSFAQDIKAVYHVNTGVETAAAILNNINNHLNAAPKDKIVVVTHGPGIDFLLSDAKDSKGREFSGQVSGLAAKGVEFRVCNNTLQSRSIDPGKLLMETSIVPSGVAEVARLQAKEGYVYLKP, from the coding sequence ATGCTGAAGCGCGTTTTTCTCGCTTTCTTCCTCACTCTGATGGCCAGCGTTTCCTTCGCGCAGGACATCAAGGCGGTCTATCACGTGAACACCGGCGTCGAAACGGCTGCCGCGATTCTCAACAACATCAACAACCATCTGAATGCCGCCCCCAAGGACAAGATCGTCGTGGTGACGCATGGCCCCGGCATCGACTTTCTGCTGAGCGACGCCAAGGACAGCAAGGGCCGCGAATTCAGCGGTCAGGTGAGTGGACTGGCCGCCAAAGGCGTGGAGTTCCGCGTGTGCAACAACACGCTGCAATCGCGCAGCATCGATCCCGGCAAGCTTTTGATGGAGACCTCCATCGTCCCCTCTGGCGTGGCCGAAGTGGCGCGCCTGCAAGCCAAGGAAGGCTACGTGTATCTCAAGCCCTGA
- a CDS encoding c-type cytochrome, translated as MSSSRKAMMMKTAVAASLSGLLVAGAWAQGASAEKFPGVGRNATAKEVQAWDIDVRPDFKGLPKGSGSVEKGQDVWEAKCASCHGVFGESNEVFSPLIGGTTKDDIKTGNVARLKDASFPGRTTFMKVPTISTVWDYINRAMPWNAPKSLSHDEVYAVTAYMLNLADIVPPDFTLSDKNIAEVQARMPNRNGMTTEHAMWPGTEFTQKAVKPDVKAVACMSNCGPEPQVRSKLPDHASNNHGNLADQNRPVGAQHGVQTDSAAKPAAAAAPAIKAATGGAGGAPTALLEKNACIACHGMDQKIVGPSFGDIAKKHAGQVDYLVGKIKNGGSGVWGNVPMPPQPGMSDDEAKSIANWLAGSAK; from the coding sequence ATGTCCAGCTCGCGTAAAGCCATGATGATGAAGACCGCTGTTGCAGCATCTCTGTCGGGATTGTTGGTTGCAGGCGCGTGGGCGCAAGGCGCTTCTGCCGAGAAGTTTCCGGGCGTGGGCCGCAATGCGACGGCCAAGGAAGTGCAGGCCTGGGACATCGACGTGCGCCCCGATTTCAAGGGTCTGCCCAAGGGTTCGGGCTCGGTCGAAAAGGGACAGGACGTATGGGAGGCCAAGTGCGCTTCGTGTCACGGCGTGTTCGGTGAGTCCAACGAAGTGTTCTCGCCGCTGATCGGCGGAACCACCAAGGACGACATCAAGACCGGCAACGTCGCGCGTCTGAAGGATGCATCGTTCCCCGGTCGCACGACCTTCATGAAGGTGCCGACGATCTCGACCGTTTGGGATTACATCAACCGCGCCATGCCGTGGAATGCGCCCAAGTCGCTGTCGCACGATGAGGTGTATGCGGTTACCGCCTACATGCTGAATTTGGCCGATATCGTGCCGCCGGACTTCACGCTCTCCGACAAGAACATTGCCGAGGTGCAGGCCCGCATGCCCAATCGCAACGGCATGACGACCGAACATGCGATGTGGCCCGGCACCGAGTTCACCCAGAAGGCCGTCAAGCCCGATGTGAAGGCAGTCGCTTGCATGAGCAACTGCGGGCCTGAGCCGCAGGTGCGCTCCAAGCTCCCCGATCACGCCAGCAACAACCACGGCAATCTGGCGGACCAGAATCGCCCCGTGGGTGCGCAGCATGGCGTGCAGACCGATTCAGCGGCCAAGCCCGCTGCGGCAGCGGCTCCTGCCATCAAAGCGGCAACGGGTGGTGCGGGTGGCGCGCCTACAGCGCTGCTGGAGAAGAACGCCTGCATCGCTTGTCACGGCATGGACCAGAAGATCGTCGGTCCGAGCTTTGGCGACATCGCCAAGAAGCATGCGGGGCAGGTTGACTATCTGGTCGGCAAGATCAAGAACGGCGGCTCGGGCGTGTGGGGCAATGTCCCAATGCCCCCACAGCCTGGTATGAGTGATGATGAGGCCAAGTCCATCGCGAACTGGCTGGCTGGTTCAGCCAAGTAA
- a CDS encoding MBL fold metallo-hydrolase, translated as MQVAQAAVATTAPEAASVKMEVKSVAPNVYYVQGVSALGSPANQNFISNAGFVVTDDSVVVIDALGSPALAEELVAKIKQITPKPISTVILTHYHADHIYGLQVFKALGAKIVANGLAKEYINSETARLRLEASRTELAPWINADTKMVNADQWIAQDAVPLSVGGTDFVLQHMGPAHTPEDTAVFLPQTGVLFIGDVVFRNRIPYVGQADSRHWITALDALLKLPVKVMVPGHGPASDEPRKDMQMTRDYLEFLRTSMAKAAQNLDPFDDAYKATDWSRFEGYPLFKEANRMNAYNTYLLMEQEKP; from the coding sequence ATGCAGGTCGCTCAAGCGGCAGTGGCGACGACGGCCCCGGAAGCGGCCTCGGTGAAGATGGAGGTCAAGAGCGTTGCGCCCAACGTCTACTACGTTCAGGGCGTGTCGGCGCTCGGCTCGCCAGCCAACCAGAACTTCATCTCGAACGCGGGCTTTGTGGTCACCGACGACAGCGTGGTCGTGATCGACGCGCTGGGTTCGCCCGCATTGGCCGAGGAGTTGGTCGCCAAGATCAAGCAGATCACGCCCAAGCCGATCAGCACGGTGATCCTCACGCACTACCACGCGGACCATATCTACGGCCTGCAAGTGTTCAAGGCACTGGGCGCCAAGATCGTCGCCAATGGGCTGGCCAAGGAATACATCAACTCCGAGACGGCGCGTTTGCGTCTCGAAGCCTCGCGCACCGAGCTCGCGCCGTGGATCAACGCCGACACGAAAATGGTCAACGCCGACCAATGGATCGCTCAGGACGCGGTTCCGTTGAGCGTCGGTGGAACGGATTTTGTCCTGCAACACATGGGCCCCGCGCACACGCCTGAGGACACGGCGGTGTTCCTGCCGCAGACCGGTGTACTGTTCATCGGCGACGTGGTGTTCCGCAACCGCATTCCCTATGTCGGTCAGGCCGACAGCCGCCACTGGATCACAGCGCTCGATGCCTTGCTCAAGCTGCCCGTGAAAGTGATGGTGCCCGGTCACGGCCCGGCATCCGATGAGCCCAGAAAGGACATGCAGATGACGCGCGACTACCTGGAGTTTCTGCGCACATCCATGGCCAAGGCTGCGCAAAATCTCGACCCATTCGACGACGCCTACAAGGCCACCGATTGGTCGCGCTTCGAGGGCTATCCGCTGTTCAAGGAAGCCAACCGCATGAACGCCTACAACACCTATCTGCTGATGGAGCAGGAAAAGCCATGA
- a CDS encoding tripartite tricarboxylate transporter permease: MDIFNALMQGFATAITPANLLWALVGCALGTAVGVLPGIGPAVAVAMLLPITAKVEVTASMIFFAGIYYGAMYGGSTTSILLNTPGETASMVTAMEGNKMAKSGRAGAALATSAIGSFFAGTVATVVVTLFAPTVADFAVKLGPPEYFMLMVLAFTTVSAVLGQSSLRGMTALFLGLALGCIGMDQLSGAARYTAGQMELLDGVDIVLVAVGLFAVAEVLYNALYEGKVDESQNKLNRVYMTKRDWKRSIPAWIRGTLIGTPFGCIPAGGTEIPTFLSYATEKKLAKGEDKAEFGTTGAIEGVAGPEAANNATVTAALIPLLTLGIPTSNTTAVLLGAFQNYGINPGPQLFTSSAALVWALIASLYIGNIMLLVLNLPMVGMWVKLLKIPRPQLYAGILIFATVGAYGMRQSTFDLFLLYFIGLLGVLMRRYDFPTAPVVVGMILGPLAEAQMRNAVSIGEGSWMIFLQRPMSLTLIIIVLMVLFIPRFMRWMGNRKGPQMVEAA; encoded by the coding sequence ATGGATATTTTCAACGCTTTGATGCAGGGCTTTGCCACAGCCATTACCCCTGCCAATCTCTTGTGGGCACTGGTTGGCTGTGCCCTTGGAACGGCCGTCGGCGTTCTGCCCGGCATTGGCCCCGCAGTGGCCGTGGCCATGTTGCTGCCCATCACCGCCAAGGTGGAAGTGACAGCTTCGATGATTTTCTTTGCCGGTATTTATTACGGCGCGATGTACGGCGGATCGACCACCTCGATTCTGCTGAACACGCCCGGGGAAACGGCGAGTATGGTGACGGCGATGGAGGGCAACAAGATGGCCAAGAGCGGGCGCGCGGGTGCGGCGCTGGCGACTTCGGCCATCGGATCGTTTTTCGCGGGTACTGTGGCCACAGTCGTGGTCACGCTCTTCGCTCCCACCGTGGCCGACTTCGCCGTGAAGCTCGGTCCGCCGGAATACTTCATGCTGATGGTGCTGGCCTTCACCACCGTGAGCGCGGTGCTCGGTCAAAGCAGCCTGCGCGGCATGACGGCGCTGTTCCTCGGTCTGGCCCTCGGCTGCATCGGCATGGACCAACTCTCGGGCGCGGCGCGTTACACCGCAGGCCAGATGGAACTGCTGGACGGCGTGGACATCGTGCTGGTGGCGGTCGGTTTGTTTGCTGTGGCAGAAGTGCTCTACAACGCGCTCTACGAAGGCAAGGTCGACGAATCGCAGAACAAGCTCAACCGCGTCTACATGACCAAGCGCGACTGGAAGCGCTCGATCCCCGCATGGATTCGCGGCACGCTCATCGGTACACCGTTCGGTTGCATCCCCGCTGGCGGCACCGAGATCCCCACATTCCTTTCCTACGCGACCGAAAAGAAGCTGGCCAAGGGTGAAGACAAGGCCGAGTTCGGCACCACCGGCGCCATCGAAGGCGTGGCAGGCCCCGAAGCCGCCAACAACGCCACCGTGACCGCTGCGCTGATTCCGCTGCTCACGCTGGGCATTCCGACCAGCAACACGACCGCCGTGCTGTTGGGCGCGTTCCAGAACTACGGCATCAACCCCGGTCCGCAACTGTTCACCAGTTCCGCCGCTCTGGTCTGGGCGCTGATCGCGTCGCTGTACATCGGCAACATCATGCTGCTGGTGCTGAACCTGCCGATGGTCGGCATGTGGGTGAAGCTGCTGAAGATCCCTCGTCCGCAGCTCTACGCCGGCATTCTGATCTTCGCAACAGTGGGTGCCTACGGCATGCGCCAGAGCACATTCGACCTGTTCCTGCTGTACTTCATCGGCCTGCTGGGTGTGCTGATGCGCCGTTATGACTTCCCGACAGCGCCCGTCGTCGTCGGCATGATCCTCGGCCCACTCGCCGAAGCACAGATGCGCAACGCGGTGTCGATCGGCGAAGGCAGCTGGATGATCTTCCTGCAACGCCCCATGTCGCTGACCCTGATCATCATCGTGCTGATGGTGCTGTTCATCCCACGTTTCATGCGCTGGATGGGCAATCGCAAGGGGCCGCAAATGGTGGAAGCCGCGTAA
- the soxC gene encoding sulfite dehydrogenase produces MHNQMTGRVRKAPENFVQGDGVAKVFAEAKAGRRSFIRSAFAAAAAGAATTAFAQNGQNVGEGDPNILELPAHTKGLGQPVAAEGYGKPSKYEVNVQRRPSPGLTQTRQASVSFAPLQSLFGIVTPSGLHFERHHQGWWDIDPSKHRLMVNGLVKNPKVFTMDELMRLPSVSRFHFIECGANTGMEWGNVAVPTVQYTHGMISCSEFTGVPLITLLEMAGADLKKGKFILAEGADGSSMTRTIPIELITSGEVIVAYGQNGEMLRPEQGYPLRLVVPGVQGVSWVKYLRRIEVGDAPYAAKDEAVHYIDLMPDGQHRQYSSIQECKSVVTTPSGGQMLLDKGFYNITGLAWSGCGKVKRVDVSVDGGRNWRTARLEGPVMSKCLTRFNIDWVWDGKPAIIQSRAMDETGYVQPTYQQMRAVRGTRSIYHNNSIQSWALREDGEVVNVQLA; encoded by the coding sequence ATGCATAACCAAATGACAGGTCGGGTGCGAAAGGCACCGGAAAATTTTGTCCAGGGAGACGGCGTCGCCAAAGTGTTTGCCGAGGCGAAGGCAGGGCGTCGCAGCTTCATCCGCAGTGCGTTTGCGGCGGCTGCGGCGGGCGCTGCCACGACGGCGTTTGCGCAGAACGGCCAGAACGTGGGCGAGGGCGATCCGAACATTCTGGAATTGCCCGCGCATACCAAGGGGCTGGGCCAGCCCGTCGCGGCAGAAGGTTACGGCAAGCCGTCGAAATACGAGGTCAATGTGCAGCGTCGCCCAAGCCCGGGTCTGACGCAGACACGTCAGGCATCGGTGTCGTTCGCGCCGCTGCAGTCGCTGTTCGGCATCGTCACGCCGAGCGGTCTGCACTTCGAGCGTCACCATCAGGGCTGGTGGGACATCGATCCGTCCAAGCATCGCCTCATGGTGAACGGCCTCGTGAAGAACCCCAAGGTGTTCACGATGGACGAACTGATGCGCTTGCCATCGGTGTCGCGCTTTCACTTCATCGAATGCGGTGCCAACACCGGCATGGAATGGGGCAACGTGGCCGTGCCTACCGTGCAGTACACGCACGGCATGATTTCGTGCAGCGAGTTCACCGGTGTGCCGCTGATCACGTTGCTGGAGATGGCCGGTGCTGATCTGAAGAAGGGCAAGTTCATTCTGGCCGAAGGTGCGGACGGCTCGTCGATGACGCGCACGATTCCGATCGAGCTGATCACGTCGGGCGAGGTGATCGTCGCCTACGGTCAGAACGGCGAGATGCTGCGGCCCGAGCAAGGCTATCCGCTGCGTCTGGTGGTGCCGGGCGTGCAGGGCGTGAGCTGGGTGAAGTATCTGCGCCGCATCGAAGTGGGTGATGCGCCGTATGCGGCCAAGGATGAGGCGGTGCACTACATCGACCTGATGCCGGATGGCCAGCATCGCCAATATTCGAGCATTCAGGAATGCAAGAGCGTGGTGACCACGCCTTCGGGCGGGCAGATGCTGCTGGACAAGGGCTTCTACAACATCACGGGGCTGGCGTGGTCCGGTTGTGGCAAGGTCAAGCGTGTGGATGTGAGTGTGGACGGCGGTCGCAACTGGCGCACCGCGCGCCTCGAAGGTCCGGTGATGAGCAAATGCCTCACGCGCTTCAACATCGACTGGGTGTGGGACGGCAAGCCCGCCATCATCCAGAGCCGCGCGATGGACGAGACCGGCTACGTGCAGCCGACGTATCAGCAGATGCGTGCGGTGCGCGGCACGCGTTCGATCTATCACAACAACTCGATTCAGTCCTGGGCGCTGCGTGAGGACGGGGAGGTGGTCAATGTCCAGCTCGCGTAA
- a CDS encoding tripartite tricarboxylate transporter TctB family protein, with the protein MTTDAVSQPPAASPLEELSIPSPKWQAAVGVGVVGVAAVMAFGAIGIPGDSGYGGVGPNFLPWACAVVLALCGGLLIWEALTGGYRQAGDPGGSKHAHLVPFAWVSAGLLLNAALITHIGFIFGCTMCYALAVQGLRRGEGQTGLLSPRNLAIDIFTGLAISAPVFWAFTQFLAISLPGLTDTGWL; encoded by the coding sequence ATGACCACAGATGCTGTATCCCAACCGCCAGCGGCCAGTCCGCTGGAAGAGTTGTCCATCCCATCACCCAAATGGCAGGCGGCAGTCGGCGTGGGTGTCGTGGGCGTTGCGGCTGTCATGGCCTTCGGTGCCATAGGCATTCCGGGTGATTCCGGCTACGGCGGCGTGGGCCCCAATTTTCTGCCGTGGGCTTGTGCGGTCGTGCTGGCTTTGTGTGGTGGTCTGCTGATCTGGGAGGCGCTCACGGGCGGCTACCGTCAGGCGGGCGATCCCGGTGGCTCCAAGCACGCGCATCTGGTGCCGTTTGCATGGGTGTCTGCCGGGCTGCTGCTGAACGCAGCGCTCATCACGCACATTGGCTTCATCTTTGGCTGCACCATGTGCTATGCGCTGGCGGTGCAAGGCCTGCGTCGCGGTGAGGGCCAAACCGGCCTGCTGTCTCCACGCAATCTGGCCATCGACATCTTCACTGGCCTGGCGATCTCGGCGCCGGTGTTCTGGGCATTCACACAATTCCTGGCGATCAGCTTGCCAGGACTGACGGATACAGGGTGGCTGTGA